One segment of Salvelinus alpinus chromosome 1, SLU_Salpinus.1, whole genome shotgun sequence DNA contains the following:
- the LOC139578378 gene encoding apoptosis regulator BAX-like isoform X2 encodes MATPSGGGDPGNGTDQVLELGKRLLTDFIYERVRRHADSSTQLSVSRTQLGGSALCDHNEKKLAQCLQQIGDELDGNTQLQSMINDTALQPSQEVFMSVACEIFSDGKFNWGRVVALFYFACRLVIKALLTKVPDIIRTIISWATDYLRDHVINWIREQGGWEGIRSYFGTPTWQTVGVFLVGVLTTVLVIRRM; translated from the exons ATGGCTACGCCGTCGGGAGGAGGCGATCCAG GTAATGGAACTGATCAGGTACTAGAACTGGGgaaaagattactgacaga TTTCATCTACGAGCGGGTTCGTCGCCATGCTGACAGCAGTACTCAGTTGTCAGTGTCACGGACCCAGTTGGGCGGGAGTGCGCTGTGTGACCACAACGAAAAGAAACTGGCCCAGTGCCTGCAGCAGATTGGAGATGAGCTGGATGGCAATACACAACTCCAAAG TATGATAAATGATACTGCACTCCAGCCCAGCCAGGAGGTTTTTATGAGTGTGGCCTGTGAGATCTTCTCTGATGGAAAGTTCAACTGGGGCAGGGTGGTGGCACTCTTCTACTTTGCCTGTCGGCTGGTCATCAAG GCTCTGTTGACCAAGGTCCCcgacatcatcagaaccattatcAGCTGGGCCACAGACTACCTGCGAGATCATGTGATCAACTGGATTAGGGAGCAGGGTGGCTGG GAGGGAATCCGTTCCTACTTTGGCACTCCCACCTGGCAGACCGTGGGGGTGTTCCTCGTTGGAGTTCTTACCACTGTGCTGGTCATCCGCAGGATGTGA
- the LOC139578378 gene encoding apoptosis regulator BAX-like isoform X1 translates to MGIVLNCQYLPLVYVLVVLSLFVFSGNGTDQVLELGKRLLTDFIYERVRRHADSSTQLSVSRTQLGGSALCDHNEKKLAQCLQQIGDELDGNTQLQSMINDTALQPSQEVFMSVACEIFSDGKFNWGRVVALFYFACRLVIKALLTKVPDIIRTIISWATDYLRDHVINWIREQGGWEGIRSYFGTPTWQTVGVFLVGVLTTVLVIRRM, encoded by the exons ATGGGCATTGTCTTAAATTGCCAATACCTGCCGTTGGTTTATGTTCTGGTAGTACTCTCACTCTTTGTGTTCTCAGGTAATGGAACTGATCAGGTACTAGAACTGGGgaaaagattactgacaga TTTCATCTACGAGCGGGTTCGTCGCCATGCTGACAGCAGTACTCAGTTGTCAGTGTCACGGACCCAGTTGGGCGGGAGTGCGCTGTGTGACCACAACGAAAAGAAACTGGCCCAGTGCCTGCAGCAGATTGGAGATGAGCTGGATGGCAATACACAACTCCAAAG TATGATAAATGATACTGCACTCCAGCCCAGCCAGGAGGTTTTTATGAGTGTGGCCTGTGAGATCTTCTCTGATGGAAAGTTCAACTGGGGCAGGGTGGTGGCACTCTTCTACTTTGCCTGTCGGCTGGTCATCAAG GCTCTGTTGACCAAGGTCCCcgacatcatcagaaccattatcAGCTGGGCCACAGACTACCTGCGAGATCATGTGATCAACTGGATTAGGGAGCAGGGTGGCTGG GAGGGAATCCGTTCCTACTTTGGCACTCCCACCTGGCAGACCGTGGGGGTGTTCCTCGTTGGAGTTCTTACCACTGTGCTGGTCATCCGCAGGATGTGA
- the LOC139578353 gene encoding mitogen-activated protein kinase kinase kinase 14-like isoform X1 — MAVNQRIFNSTRPFSGSPQIELKGSYPSRPSPEDRTSDEEGKEREGDFMACLKPRLIQVLTQGTAEQVGEAGPLNYQKNSFIAQAECETSQQFSPSCSERSYVGSPNCLINRDSSEHNNVACSTAASNQDKPGSPAHCSPRKKPRKKQKRKEKKEEQRETGKQGKQRQRRRVPSGVPEQETQTGSSPQLIQTQEDASEPLSNISTSYSSSIPSLEAHDTRRPPYPLQDCNRGPSHSHPCWGPQVFSPSCNLSTYGQESDSDSPLSSVGDCSLALAGLRGSVSLEDRCYAGPFCKDVERDVREKEGEVSETDTNEGLIFNENIQPVNYEYREGKDYSLCKSINTGSYGEVHSVQDNRTHFRFGAKKILLKSFSSEEVGTWSALKSPRVVELFGVIREGPYVVLFMDLKAGSVGQLIKERGRLPEDLALHYHCQVLGALEHLLKRRVLHLDIKADNVLLSEDGRDTFLCDFGHSERMDVGGQSLSASQGADLKGTETHMAPEIVKGETRGAKADVWSSCCMLLHMLNGCQPWTRYYSRPLYFKIANEPPPLREIPPDCSPFTADVIKVGLQKEPTKRASASELKGRAARALREVGGLSSPIRGSYKEHLQIDDSPGQSSQPWPPFSRDTCSEENHKLLLESMNPGSRELNNDEEEEGSEADTEETTSPPDSPRSLLSQLHEWQNPKMADVTSNVSELELRKLEREFYLTSLSQLHSAETQEQLLSCLSSSDCYSNRDLWDRKDSGRWSISPGDDLSSGVFSYNSQPDGQILSMDWLVHQSHLSPPRCFEGVDVCITDVNGQSIRIREKRRVKVGHIATGISDQISERVFTMETQEREPVAHDEEVQDSGLLLHCVPAPDYSQAWRWRVKEGVLETRG, encoded by the exons ATGGCGGTGAATCAAAGGATCTTTAACTCGACCAGACCATTCTCAGGGTCACCCCAAATAGAGCTGAAGGGGTCTTACCCAAGCCGCCCCAGCCCAGAAGACAGGACGAGTgacgaggaggggaaggagagggaaggggactTCATGGCTTGTTTAAAACCCAGACTAATTCAAGTCCTAACACAGGGCACAGCAGAACAAGTGGGTGAAGCAGGTCCACTGAACTATCAAAAGAACTCGTTCATAGCCCAGGCTGAAT GTGAAACCTCCCAGCAGTTCAGCCCTTCCTGCTCCGAACGCTCCTATGTCGGGTCCCCCAACTGCTTAATCAACCG GGACTCATCAGAGCACAACAATGTGGCGTGTTCCACCGCAGCCTCCAACCAGGACAAACCAGGCTCCCCGGCCCACTGCTCACCCAGGAAGAAGCCAAGGAAGAAAcagaagaggaaggagaagaaagaggagcagagggagacagggaagcAAGGGAAGCAGAGACAGAGACGTAGAGTACCTTCTGGTGTCCCTGAGCAGGAGACCCAGACTGGCAGTTCTCCTCAACTGATCCAGACCCAG GAGGACGCTTCAGAGCCCCTAAGTAACATCAGCACTTCCTACAGTAGCAGTATCCCGAGTTTAGAGGCTCATGACACAAGACGCCCCCCTTACCCCCTCCAGGACTGCAACAGGGGCCCCAGCCATTCCCACCCATGCTGGGGCCCCCAGGTGTTTAGCCCCTCCTGCAACCTCTCCACCTATGGGCAGGAGAGTGACTCGGACTCTCCTCTCAGCAGTGTGGGAGACTGTTCGTTGGCCCTAGCAGGGCTCAGGGGCAGTGTCAGTCTGGAGGACCGATGCTACGCAGGTCCCTTCTGCAAAGACGTGGAAAGGGATgtcagggagaaggagggagaagtcTCAGAGACTGACACCAACGAGGGCCTGATCTTCAATGAG AATATTCAGCCTGTGAATTATGagtacagggaggggaaggaCTACAGCCTCTGCAAGTCTATCAACACAGGGTCATACGGGGAAGTGCACAGTGTGCAAGACAACAGAACACACTTCAGATTTGGCGCCAAAAAG atTCTCCTGAAGAGTTTTAGTAGTGAGGAAGTGGGTACGTGGAGTGCCCTGAAGTCTCCTCGCGTGGTGGAACTCTTCGGAGTGATCAGAGAGGGGCCCTACGTTGTCCTCTTCATGGACCTCAAAGCTG GCTCTGTGGGTCAGCTTATTAAAGAGAGGGGTCGGCTACCTGAGGACCTGGCCCTACACTACCACTGTCAGGTTCTGGGGGCGCTGGAACACCTGCTGAAGAGACGAGTGCTGCATCTGGACATAAAGG CGGACAATGTGTTGCTGTCAGAGGATGGGAGGGACACTTTTCTGTGTGACTTTGGACACTCGGAGAGAATGGACGTTGGTGGACAGAGCCTAAGTGCATCCCAAGGAG CAGATCTGAaggggacagagacacacatgGCCCCGGAGATTGTGAAAGGGGAAACCCGCGGAGCCAAAGCAGACGTGTGGAGCAGCTGCTGCATGTTACTGCACATGCTCAATGGCTGCCAGCCCTGGACACGATACTACTCCCGCCCACTGTACTTCAAG ATAGCCAATGAACCACCGCCTCTGAGGGAGATCCCGCCCGATTGCAGTCCCTTTACTGCTGATGTCATAAAGGTGGGACTACAGAAGGAGCCAACCAAGAGGGCCTCTGCCTCGGAGCTCAAGGGAAGAGCAGCCAGAGCTCTGAGAGAAG TGGGAGGACTCAGCAGCCCCATCAGAGGGTCCTATAAGGAGCACCTACAGATAGATGACAGCCCCGGCCAGTCTAGCCAGCCCTGGCCTCCCTTCAGCAGAGACACCTGCTCTGAGGAGAACCATAAGCTATTGCTGGAATCCATGAACCCAGGGAGCAGGGAGCTGAacaatgatgaggaggaggaaggcaGTGAGGCAGACACAGAGGAGACAACCTCACCTCCAGACTCACCTCGctctctactgtcacaactcCATGAATGGCAAAATCCCAAGATGGCCGATGTCACCTCCAACGTGTCTGAGCTTGAACTGCGCAAACTGGAGAGAG AGTTCTACCTGACCAGTCTGTCTCAGCTGCACTCAGCAGAAACCCAGGAGCAGCTACTGTCCTGCCTGAGCAGCAGTGACTGTTACTCCAACAGGGACTTATGGGACAGAAAG GACTCTGGCCGTTGGTCCATCAGCCCAGGTGATGACCTCAGCTCTGGCGTGTTCTCCTACAACAGCCAACCTGACGGACAGATTCTCAGTATGGACTGGCTGGTTCACCAAAGCCACCTGTCTCCACCCCGATGCTTTGAGG GAGTGGACGTCTGCATCACGGACGTAAATGGGCAAAGCATCCGGATCCGAGAGAAACGCAGGGTGAAGGTGGGCCACATTGCCACGGGGATCAGCGACCAG aTTTCTGAGAGGGTGTTCACCATGGAGACTCAGGAGCGGGAGCCAGTGGCCCATGATGAGGAGGTGCAGGACTCTGGCCTCCTGCTCCACTGTGTCCCTGCTCCTGACTACAGCCAGGCCTGGAGATGGAGGGTCAAGGAGGGGGTGCTGGAGACTCGTGGCTGA
- the LOC139578353 gene encoding mitogen-activated protein kinase kinase kinase 14-like isoform X2, which yields MAVNQRIFNSTRPFSGSPQIELKGSYPSRPSPEDRTSDEEGKEREGDFMACLKPRLIQVLTQGTAEQVGEAGPLNYQKNSFIAQAECETSQQFSPSCSERSYVGSPNCLINRDSSEHNNVACSTAASNQDKPGSPAHCSPRKKPRKKQKRKEKKEEQRETGKQGKQRQRRRVPSGVPEQETQTGSSPQLIQTQEDASEPLSNISTSYSSSIPSLEAHDTRRPPYPLQDCNRGPSHSHPCWGPQVFSPSCNLSTYGQESDSDSPLSSVGDCSLALAGLRGSVSLEDRCYAGPFCKDVERDVREKEGEVSETDTNEGLIFNENIQPVNYEYREGKDYSLCKSINTGSYGEVHSVQDNRTHFRFGAKKILLKSFSSEEVGTWSALKSPRVVELFGVIREGPYVVLFMDLKAGSVGQLIKERGRLPEDLALHYHCQVLGALEHLLKRRVLHLDIKADNVLLSEDGRDTFLCDFGHSERMDVGGQSLSASQGDLKGTETHMAPEIVKGETRGAKADVWSSCCMLLHMLNGCQPWTRYYSRPLYFKIANEPPPLREIPPDCSPFTADVIKVGLQKEPTKRASASELKGRAARALREVGGLSSPIRGSYKEHLQIDDSPGQSSQPWPPFSRDTCSEENHKLLLESMNPGSRELNNDEEEEGSEADTEETTSPPDSPRSLLSQLHEWQNPKMADVTSNVSELELRKLEREFYLTSLSQLHSAETQEQLLSCLSSSDCYSNRDLWDRKDSGRWSISPGDDLSSGVFSYNSQPDGQILSMDWLVHQSHLSPPRCFEGVDVCITDVNGQSIRIREKRRVKVGHIATGISDQISERVFTMETQEREPVAHDEEVQDSGLLLHCVPAPDYSQAWRWRVKEGVLETRG from the exons ATGGCGGTGAATCAAAGGATCTTTAACTCGACCAGACCATTCTCAGGGTCACCCCAAATAGAGCTGAAGGGGTCTTACCCAAGCCGCCCCAGCCCAGAAGACAGGACGAGTgacgaggaggggaaggagagggaaggggactTCATGGCTTGTTTAAAACCCAGACTAATTCAAGTCCTAACACAGGGCACAGCAGAACAAGTGGGTGAAGCAGGTCCACTGAACTATCAAAAGAACTCGTTCATAGCCCAGGCTGAAT GTGAAACCTCCCAGCAGTTCAGCCCTTCCTGCTCCGAACGCTCCTATGTCGGGTCCCCCAACTGCTTAATCAACCG GGACTCATCAGAGCACAACAATGTGGCGTGTTCCACCGCAGCCTCCAACCAGGACAAACCAGGCTCCCCGGCCCACTGCTCACCCAGGAAGAAGCCAAGGAAGAAAcagaagaggaaggagaagaaagaggagcagagggagacagggaagcAAGGGAAGCAGAGACAGAGACGTAGAGTACCTTCTGGTGTCCCTGAGCAGGAGACCCAGACTGGCAGTTCTCCTCAACTGATCCAGACCCAG GAGGACGCTTCAGAGCCCCTAAGTAACATCAGCACTTCCTACAGTAGCAGTATCCCGAGTTTAGAGGCTCATGACACAAGACGCCCCCCTTACCCCCTCCAGGACTGCAACAGGGGCCCCAGCCATTCCCACCCATGCTGGGGCCCCCAGGTGTTTAGCCCCTCCTGCAACCTCTCCACCTATGGGCAGGAGAGTGACTCGGACTCTCCTCTCAGCAGTGTGGGAGACTGTTCGTTGGCCCTAGCAGGGCTCAGGGGCAGTGTCAGTCTGGAGGACCGATGCTACGCAGGTCCCTTCTGCAAAGACGTGGAAAGGGATgtcagggagaaggagggagaagtcTCAGAGACTGACACCAACGAGGGCCTGATCTTCAATGAG AATATTCAGCCTGTGAATTATGagtacagggaggggaaggaCTACAGCCTCTGCAAGTCTATCAACACAGGGTCATACGGGGAAGTGCACAGTGTGCAAGACAACAGAACACACTTCAGATTTGGCGCCAAAAAG atTCTCCTGAAGAGTTTTAGTAGTGAGGAAGTGGGTACGTGGAGTGCCCTGAAGTCTCCTCGCGTGGTGGAACTCTTCGGAGTGATCAGAGAGGGGCCCTACGTTGTCCTCTTCATGGACCTCAAAGCTG GCTCTGTGGGTCAGCTTATTAAAGAGAGGGGTCGGCTACCTGAGGACCTGGCCCTACACTACCACTGTCAGGTTCTGGGGGCGCTGGAACACCTGCTGAAGAGACGAGTGCTGCATCTGGACATAAAGG CGGACAATGTGTTGCTGTCAGAGGATGGGAGGGACACTTTTCTGTGTGACTTTGGACACTCGGAGAGAATGGACGTTGGTGGACAGAGCCTAAGTGCATCCCAAGGAG ATCTGAaggggacagagacacacatgGCCCCGGAGATTGTGAAAGGGGAAACCCGCGGAGCCAAAGCAGACGTGTGGAGCAGCTGCTGCATGTTACTGCACATGCTCAATGGCTGCCAGCCCTGGACACGATACTACTCCCGCCCACTGTACTTCAAG ATAGCCAATGAACCACCGCCTCTGAGGGAGATCCCGCCCGATTGCAGTCCCTTTACTGCTGATGTCATAAAGGTGGGACTACAGAAGGAGCCAACCAAGAGGGCCTCTGCCTCGGAGCTCAAGGGAAGAGCAGCCAGAGCTCTGAGAGAAG TGGGAGGACTCAGCAGCCCCATCAGAGGGTCCTATAAGGAGCACCTACAGATAGATGACAGCCCCGGCCAGTCTAGCCAGCCCTGGCCTCCCTTCAGCAGAGACACCTGCTCTGAGGAGAACCATAAGCTATTGCTGGAATCCATGAACCCAGGGAGCAGGGAGCTGAacaatgatgaggaggaggaaggcaGTGAGGCAGACACAGAGGAGACAACCTCACCTCCAGACTCACCTCGctctctactgtcacaactcCATGAATGGCAAAATCCCAAGATGGCCGATGTCACCTCCAACGTGTCTGAGCTTGAACTGCGCAAACTGGAGAGAG AGTTCTACCTGACCAGTCTGTCTCAGCTGCACTCAGCAGAAACCCAGGAGCAGCTACTGTCCTGCCTGAGCAGCAGTGACTGTTACTCCAACAGGGACTTATGGGACAGAAAG GACTCTGGCCGTTGGTCCATCAGCCCAGGTGATGACCTCAGCTCTGGCGTGTTCTCCTACAACAGCCAACCTGACGGACAGATTCTCAGTATGGACTGGCTGGTTCACCAAAGCCACCTGTCTCCACCCCGATGCTTTGAGG GAGTGGACGTCTGCATCACGGACGTAAATGGGCAAAGCATCCGGATCCGAGAGAAACGCAGGGTGAAGGTGGGCCACATTGCCACGGGGATCAGCGACCAG aTTTCTGAGAGGGTGTTCACCATGGAGACTCAGGAGCGGGAGCCAGTGGCCCATGATGAGGAGGTGCAGGACTCTGGCCTCCTGCTCCACTGTGTCCCTGCTCCTGACTACAGCCAGGCCTGGAGATGGAGGGTCAAGGAGGGGGTGCTGGAGACTCGTGGCTGA